From Halanaeroarchaeum sulfurireducens, a single genomic window includes:
- a CDS encoding prenyltransferase, translating into MTIGYLLKQSRPRFWLYLAGPVLVGVTFGADRPTALVGVVPLVLFAYFLVPANVYLYGVNDVFDREVDRRNPKKERREVRYRGQRATPLAVIASLVAGVALLPLVPRPAAPWIGGFLLLGAAYSVPPVRLKVRPPLDSLSNGLYVLPGGAAYAAVAGGQPPIAAIAGGWLWAMAMHTFSAVPDVGPDRKSGIRTTATVLGARGALVYCATTWGLAALAFATLDWRGGVLLAVYPALALWVLTGNVDVGRAYWYFPAINTAVGAILTMAGLWGLTHGG; encoded by the coding sequence GTGACCATCGGCTACCTGCTCAAGCAGTCGCGTCCGCGGTTTTGGCTCTACCTCGCCGGGCCAGTCCTGGTTGGGGTGACCTTCGGGGCGGATCGGCCGACGGCGCTCGTCGGGGTCGTCCCGCTCGTGCTGTTCGCGTACTTTCTGGTCCCTGCAAACGTCTACCTCTACGGGGTCAACGACGTCTTCGACCGCGAGGTGGATCGACGAAACCCCAAGAAAGAGCGCCGCGAGGTGCGCTATCGTGGCCAGCGGGCGACACCCCTGGCCGTGATCGCCAGTCTGGTCGCCGGGGTGGCCCTCCTCCCGCTCGTTCCCCGGCCCGCCGCGCCGTGGATCGGGGGCTTTCTCCTGCTCGGGGCGGCGTACAGCGTCCCGCCGGTCAGACTGAAGGTACGACCGCCGCTCGACTCGCTGTCGAACGGACTCTACGTGCTCCCCGGCGGCGCGGCCTACGCCGCCGTGGCGGGCGGCCAGCCGCCGATCGCCGCCATCGCCGGGGGGTGGTTGTGGGCGATGGCGATGCACACCTTCTCCGCTGTCCCCGACGTCGGGCCAGACCGAAAAAGCGGGATTCGTACCACCGCGACCGTTCTGGGCGCCCGCGGCGCGCTGGTCTACTGTGCGACGACCTGGGGACTCGCCGCCCTGGCGTTCGCCACGCTCGACTGGCGGGGCGGCGTCCTACTGGCGGTCTACCCGGCGCTCGCGCTGTGGGTCCTCACCGGCAATGTCGACGTCGGGCGGGCGTACTGGTACTTTCCCGCCATCAACACGGCCGTCGGCGCAATCTTGACGATGGCGGGGCTGTGGGGGCTGACCCATGGGGGCTGA
- a CDS encoding phytoene desaturase family protein, which translates to MRGAADTDVVIVGGGFGGLATACYLAEAGADVTVVEKNDQLGGRASTLEGEGFRFDLGPSWYLMPDVFERFFGHFDRTPAEYYGLTRLDPHYRIFFKEDVGPAPTGDPPGRHDGPTGDILDVTDDLDQIEALFEAHETGAGDTFREYLETSKENYEIGMEHFVYEDRSRLRDFLDPRLAVYARGLSLLGSMQDHVEEYFDHPKLQQLLQYTLVFLGGSPQNTPALYNLMSHVDFNLGVFYPEGGMYGVVEALVDLGAELGVDYHTGEPATAIVGSRDGFSVRTPTGAHRADVVVSDADYAHTERDLLPPVKRQFDESYWDSRTYAPSAFMLYLGVEGAVPALEHHTLVLPGDWDPHFETIFEHPAWPEDPAYYVSVTSKTDDSVAPDGHSAVVVLVPIAAGLPDGPDRRAAYREQILADLAENTGEDLRDRIVFERTTCVDDYRSMFNSEAGSALGLAHTLRQTAVLRPPHRSSAVDGLYFTGSYTTPGIGVPMTLISGEHTAEYVLDDL; encoded by the coding sequence GTGAGGGGGGCAGCGGATACCGATGTCGTTATCGTGGGCGGCGGATTCGGCGGGCTCGCCACCGCGTGTTACCTGGCCGAGGCCGGGGCCGACGTGACGGTCGTCGAGAAGAACGACCAGCTTGGGGGGCGCGCGTCGACCCTCGAAGGCGAGGGGTTTCGCTTCGATCTTGGCCCTTCCTGGTATCTGATGCCGGACGTCTTCGAGCGGTTTTTCGGGCACTTCGATCGAACCCCCGCCGAGTACTACGGACTGACGCGCCTGGACCCACATTACCGGATCTTCTTCAAGGAGGACGTGGGACCCGCGCCAACCGGGGACCCACCGGGACGCCATGACGGACCGACTGGCGACATCCTCGACGTCACCGACGATCTCGACCAGATCGAGGCGCTGTTCGAGGCCCACGAAACGGGAGCGGGCGACACCTTCCGGGAGTACCTCGAAACGTCCAAAGAGAACTACGAGATCGGCATGGAGCACTTCGTCTACGAGGACCGCTCCCGCCTCCGGGACTTCCTCGACCCACGGCTGGCCGTTTACGCCCGTGGCCTGTCGTTGCTCGGATCGATGCAAGACCACGTCGAGGAGTACTTTGACCACCCGAAACTCCAGCAGTTACTGCAGTACACCCTGGTCTTTCTGGGCGGGAGCCCGCAGAATACGCCCGCACTCTACAACCTGATGAGTCATGTGGACTTTAACCTCGGCGTATTCTACCCCGAGGGCGGGATGTATGGCGTGGTCGAGGCACTGGTCGACCTCGGCGCGGAACTCGGAGTTGACTACCACACGGGCGAGCCCGCGACCGCGATCGTCGGCTCGCGCGATGGCTTCTCGGTCAGGACTCCCACTGGCGCTCATCGAGCCGATGTCGTGGTCTCTGACGCGGATTACGCCCACACCGAGCGGGATCTCCTCCCGCCCGTAAAACGACAGTTCGACGAGTCGTACTGGGACTCCCGAACCTACGCCCCCTCCGCGTTCATGCTCTACCTGGGCGTCGAGGGCGCGGTTCCAGCGCTCGAACACCACACCCTCGTGCTGCCCGGCGACTGGGATCCACACTTCGAGACGATCTTCGAGCACCCCGCGTGGCCCGAGGACCCGGCCTATTACGTGTCGGTGACCTCGAAGACGGACGACTCCGTGGCCCCAGACGGACACAGCGCCGTCGTGGTCCTGGTGCCGATCGCCGCGGGCCTCCCGGACGGGCCAGACCGACGGGCAGCATATCGGGAGCAAATCCTCGCGGATCTCGCCGAGAATACGGGCGAGGACCTCCGCGACAGGATCGTCTTCGAGCGAACGACCTGCGTCGACGACTACCGCTCCATGTTCAATAGCGAGGCCGGTAGCGCCCTGGGACTCGCGCACACGCTGCGCCAGACGGCCGTCCTCCGGCCACCTCACCGCTCCTCTGCCGTGGATGGCCTCTATTTCACCGGCTCGTACACCACGCCAGGCATCGGCGTCCCCATGACCCTCATCAGCGGGGAACACACCGCCGAGTACGTCCTCGACGACCTGTGA